A genomic window from Massilia sp. METH4 includes:
- the asd gene encoding archaetidylserine decarboxylase (Phosphatidylserine decarboxylase is synthesized as a single chain precursor. Generation of the pyruvoyl active site from a Ser is coupled to cleavage of a Gly-Ser bond between the larger (beta) and smaller (alpha chains). It is an integral membrane protein.), with amino-acid sequence MSDRLAVLPQYLLPKGALTNFAGRVAGAKGGAMTTRLIRWFVGKYNVNMDEAENPDIASYHSFNEFFTRALKPGVRQIADTPYVCPVDGRISQFGAIEDDQIFQAKGHSFTTTALVGGDRALADLFQHGSFANLYLSPRDYHRIHMPCDGKLTRMIYIPGSLFSVNPTTARGIPGLFARNERVVCVFDTAHGPFVMTLVGATIVGSMATVWHGVVNPPRQPKICEWTYLDQHIMLKKGEELGRFLLGSTVVMLFPKDTLAFNPAWQPAGAVRLGEPMAALHG; translated from the coding sequence GTGTCCGACCGCCTCGCCGTCCTGCCTCAATACCTGCTCCCGAAGGGGGCGCTGACCAATTTCGCCGGCCGCGTGGCGGGTGCGAAAGGCGGCGCGATGACGACGCGGTTGATACGCTGGTTCGTCGGCAAGTACAACGTCAACATGGACGAAGCCGAGAACCCCGATATCGCGAGCTACCACAGCTTCAACGAATTCTTTACCCGTGCCCTGAAACCCGGCGTGCGCCAGATTGCCGATACGCCCTATGTGTGCCCGGTGGACGGCCGCATCAGCCAGTTCGGCGCGATCGAGGACGACCAGATCTTCCAGGCCAAGGGCCACAGCTTCACGACGACTGCGCTGGTGGGCGGCGACCGCGCGCTGGCCGACCTGTTCCAGCACGGCAGCTTCGCCAACCTGTACCTGTCGCCGCGCGACTATCATCGCATCCACATGCCCTGCGACGGCAAGCTGACGCGCATGATCTACATTCCCGGCAGCCTGTTCTCCGTGAACCCGACGACGGCGCGCGGCATCCCCGGCCTGTTCGCGCGCAATGAACGCGTCGTGTGCGTATTCGACACGGCCCATGGCCCGTTCGTGATGACGCTGGTGGGCGCCACGATCGTCGGGAGCATGGCGACCGTCTGGCACGGCGTGGTCAACCCACCGCGGCAGCCCAAGATCTGCGAATGGACTTACCTGGACCAGCACATCATGCTGAAAAAGGGCGAAGAACTGGGCCGCTTCCTGCTCGGCTCCACCGTCGTCATGCTGTTCCCGAAAGACACCCTCGCCTTCAACCCCGCCTGGCAACCCGCCGGCGCCGTCCGGCTCGGCGAGCCGATGGCCGCGCTCCACGGCTGA